The DNA window GTCCCCGAGACGGCCACCCTCCTCCTCCGCCCCGCCGAGAACGAATCGCCCCGGCGCGTCGCCATTGAGGCCGACTCGATGGGCACCTACCGCCACACCGTTCCGAACGTACGCCGTCCCCTGCGCTACCGCGTGGCCGCCTCACCGGTCCGCACGGAGTGGTACACGGTGGAGGTGGCCCGGCGTCCTGTCGTCCGACGGCTGCAGCTCCGCGTGAGTCCCCCCGCCTACACCGACCGCCCGGCCCGGGAGCTCGCCCCCAATGTGGGCGCCGTGACGGCCCTTCCCGGCACGGAGGTTACGGTGTCGGCGGCCCTCGGCGGGGCCCCGGTCACGAACGCGACGCTCGACTTCGAAAACGGCCCGGCGCAGTCGCTCACGGTCGCCGACGACTCGGCCACCGGTCGCTTCCGTCTTCGCCGGGAGGACACCTACGCCCTGCGCCTGGAGAGCGCAGGCGGCATTTCGAACCGCGATCCGATCCGCTACGAGGTCGACCTTCAGACCGACGCCCGGCCGTCGGTGTCCTTCCTCAATCCCGGCGATCCCACTGAACTGACGCCGGACCTCACGCAGCCGCTTCGGGTCCAGCTCAGCGACGACTACGGATTTCGGCGGGCGGCCTTGTTCTACCGCCGCACCGACGGAGGGGGTGCAGATTCGTCGTTTTCCTCCATCGACCTCCCTCTCCCCGACGGCCGGGCCGCGGACCAGGTCCTCTCGCACACCTGGCTCCTCGCCCAGGAGAGTGGGCTCGACCTGGAGCGCGGGGACGAGGTGGCCTACTACGTCAAGGCCTGGGACAACGACACCGTGAACGGGCCCAAGGGCGGCCGCACCGCCACCCAGCGGCTCCGCTTTCCCTCCCTCTCCGAACAGTACGAGGAGCTCGACACCCTGCAGCAGAAAACCGGCGAGCAGATGCAGGAGCTCAACCGGCGGTCTAAAGACGTACAGCAGCAGTTTCAAGACCTTCGCCGGGAGGTTCGCCGCACGCGAGAGGCGGACTGGGAGGACCAACGCCAGCTCGAACGGTTGCAGCAGAGGCAACAGTCGCTCTCCCAGAGCAAGTCGAGCCTCTCGCGCCAGGTGGACTCCCTAAACCGCGAGATGCAGCGCAACGACCTGTCGAGCCCGGAGACCAGCAAAAAGTTTCAGGAGCTCAAGCAGACCATCGACGAGATGGAGTCGAAGGACCTGCAGAAGGCGCTCGAAAACATGCGCCAGTCGATGCAGGACCAGAGCTTCCGCCAGATGCAGTCGGCCATGGAGCAGGCCCAGTCGCGCCTCGAGCAGCAGGAACAGCAGCTGGAGCGCACGCTCAACCTGTTCAAGCAGCTGAAGGCGCGGCAGAAGATGGAGGAGCTGAGTCGACGGGCGGAGGACATCCGGAAGCGGGAGGACCAGGTCGCCCAGGAGACCTCCGAGCGCATGGACGCGTCTTCTGATGCCGACTCGACCGGCCAGTCTCAGGAGGACGCCCCCTCGTCGGAGTCGCCGTCCTCGGACTCCACTGCGCCCCCCACCACCGCCTCCGACTCGTCCCGGGCCGATGCCTCCTCGCCAAGTGCCTCGGACTCAACGGGCAGGGCCCGACCCGACTCGCTCGGCTCACAGCGGTCCCCAAACGCCGACTCGTCGGCCAACCCGGAGCTCGCCCGCGAACAGAAAGAGCTGGCGAAGGAGATGGAGACGCTCATGGAGGAGATGCAGGACGCCCAGCAGGACATGAAGGACGTCCCATCGGCCCCGAAGAAGGACCTTCAGCAAATGCGCAAGCAGATGCGAAAGCAGGACCTGCCGGAGCAGATGCGACAGAACAGCCAACAGCTCCGGAAAAACCAGCTCCGGAAGGCCCGTCAGCAGCAGCGACGGCTGCAGAAACGCCTCCAGAGCATGCAGTCGCGGATGTCTCAGATGCAGCAACAGATGAAGGGGCAGCAGCGCCGGATGAACATGACGGGGCTCCGCAGCGCCCTGGCAAACACCCTGCGCCTGTCCAACGACCAGGAAGGCCTGCGCACGACCCTTGAAGGACTGGAGGGGGAGGGCTCCGCCGTTCGTCGCTTTGCCCCTCAGCAGAAGGAACTACAGGACGGCCTCAACCACGTCGCCGACTCCCTGCAATCCATCGCGAACCGGCTTCCGCGAATGTCGAAGGCCGTTCAGGAGAAGACGGGCAACGCGCTGCGGGCCATGGAGGACGCGACCACCGCCCTGGACGCCCGCGAGGGAGACGAGGCCACCGGCTACCAGAAAACCTCGATGATGCACCTGAACGAGTTGGCCCGGCTGCTCTCCGATCTGCTGGACCAGATGAAGCAGCAGCAAAGCAGTGGCGGAAGCGGCAAGATGTCGATGCAGCAGGCCATGCAGCAGCTGCAGCAGACCTCCGGCCAGCAGCAGAAGCTCAACCAGAAGATCCAGAAGTTCCTGAACAAGGCTCAGGGCGAGCGCCTCTCGAAAGACATGCAGGCCCGGCGGAAGCAGCTCGCCAAGCAGCAGCGCCAGATCAAGCAGCAGCTCGACGAAATGAACATGGAGGAGGAGGCGAAACAGAAGTTGATGGGCGACCTGCAAAAGATTGCCGACCAGATGGAGCAGTCCGCCGACGACCTGCGGAGCGGCCGCCACAGCCGAGACCTCATCAACCGCCAGCAGCAAATTCTCAGCCGTCTTCTCAACGCCCAGCAGTCGCTTCGTACGCAGGGCAAGAAACAGAAGCGACGGGGGCGCCAGGCAGACGACGACTTTGATCGGCAGCGTCCCGGCAACCGCCCCGACTCGGAGGCCCCCGACACGCTCCGGCGCGGCCTCATTCGCGCCCTGGAAATGGGATACGACTCGGAGTACGAGGCGCTCATCAAGAAGTACTTTGAGCTCCTCGAACAGCGCGAAGGGGCGGCGAAATAGACGGCGGCCGTTCACCTCGGTCCCTTCCGGAAACTGAGACCCTCAGCTCGCCGACCTCCATCCTGCTCCTCGCGCCGGTGCACCTGGTGGCTCAGCGTCTAGCACCCGCCCCACGGGAGACAAAAACGACGTAGGAGAGGCGAACGAAAATCCACATCGGTGGGCCGCGGGGCTATAGCCCAACCCCCTTCGGTCGTTGGGCACTCAATAGATCCCCCGACCTCACGTCAACGACGACGCCCATCCCCGTCCAACTACAAAAACGGCTCCGTCGACTGACGGAGCCGTTCAGGACAGGTGCTAAAGTCAGTAGCGGGGGCGGGATTCGAACCCGCGACCTTCAGGATATGAGCCTGATGAGCTACCACTGCTCCACCCCGCGGTGTAAAGCACGATCTGGTATTAGCCAAATTCCTTCGGGTTCCGCCGCTTGTCAGTTTCACGGCGATCTAAAATCAGCTCCACCTCGTCTCGAAATCCGACCGGTACCAGATGCTCGGAGCCGCCTCCCGGACTCGAACCGGGGACTTCATCCTTACCATGGATGTGCTCTACCACTGAGCTAAGGCGGCGACTGCAACCTGTGGGAAGAGCGGGAGACGGGATTCGAACCCGCGACGTTCACCTTGGAAGGGTGATGCTCTACCCCTGAGCTACTCCCGCAGGGCATTCTCAAGCGGGTGCACCCAAGCATGTCTCGCCCGGGGCATTCCGCTCGCGATCAAGGTGGGCCGGGGAGGATTCGAACCTCCGAAGGCATAAGCCGGCAGATTTACAGTCTGCTGCGTTTGGCCACTTCGCTACCGACCCGGGCAGGGCGTCCGGCACTCATCCAGCCAGTTGGTCAGCCCGGCGTTGCGATTTCTCTTCTAGGTTTTGACGGCGGAAAAGTTGCCCGGGAGGGGGGCGAATTTCAAATGAAGAGGGCAGCCGGTTCATCGTACGGATCGTCGGGGCCGGTGTCCGCGATCCCTCTGCCGGTGAACTCCGCCTCCGATGAGTGGTTGGAGGGGCCAAC is part of the Salinibacter ruber DSM 13855 genome and encodes:
- a CDS encoding DUF4175 family protein; protein product: MSEQTARLVERLRTRLRRATRRMSWAQLAFGGALAGGTAAALWLLAATLEAALWLQPSLRTGLLLLAGAVLLGIGAAFIARPVGRLLGLLDGPSEKDVARTVGEHHPVVADRLVNLLQLAEGQRSHAPAPYVDQAVQHLADQIDEVQFDEVADFQPARRAARWALFPALAVLTFLLAAPSTFLDASERLLAPRTEFERPAPFQFDVRPGDAQLVRGDSLRVTVRATGTVPETATLLLRPAENESPRRVAIEADSMGTYRHTVPNVRRPLRYRVAASPVRTEWYTVEVARRPVVRRLQLRVSPPAYTDRPARELAPNVGAVTALPGTEVTVSAALGGAPVTNATLDFENGPAQSLTVADDSATGRFRLRREDTYALRLESAGGISNRDPIRYEVDLQTDARPSVSFLNPGDPTELTPDLTQPLRVQLSDDYGFRRAALFYRRTDGGGADSSFSSIDLPLPDGRAADQVLSHTWLLAQESGLDLERGDEVAYYVKAWDNDTVNGPKGGRTATQRLRFPSLSEQYEELDTLQQKTGEQMQELNRRSKDVQQQFQDLRREVRRTREADWEDQRQLERLQQRQQSLSQSKSSLSRQVDSLNREMQRNDLSSPETSKKFQELKQTIDEMESKDLQKALENMRQSMQDQSFRQMQSAMEQAQSRLEQQEQQLERTLNLFKQLKARQKMEELSRRAEDIRKREDQVAQETSERMDASSDADSTGQSQEDAPSSESPSSDSTAPPTTASDSSRADASSPSASDSTGRARPDSLGSQRSPNADSSANPELAREQKELAKEMETLMEEMQDAQQDMKDVPSAPKKDLQQMRKQMRKQDLPEQMRQNSQQLRKNQLRKARQQQRRLQKRLQSMQSRMSQMQQQMKGQQRRMNMTGLRSALANTLRLSNDQEGLRTTLEGLEGEGSAVRRFAPQQKELQDGLNHVADSLQSIANRLPRMSKAVQEKTGNALRAMEDATTALDAREGDEATGYQKTSMMHLNELARLLSDLLDQMKQQQSSGGSGKMSMQQAMQQLQQTSGQQQKLNQKIQKFLNKAQGERLSKDMQARRKQLAKQQRQIKQQLDEMNMEEEAKQKLMGDLQKIADQMEQSADDLRSGRHSRDLINRQQQILSRLLNAQQSLRTQGKKQKRRGRQADDDFDRQRPGNRPDSEAPDTLRRGLIRALEMGYDSEYEALIKKYFELLEQREGAAK